In Mycobacterium stomatepiae, the following are encoded in one genomic region:
- a CDS encoding thioesterase II family protein, with translation MSVEGTKWFRALRAAPTNRAVVVCFPPGGGSAGAYRALAQQFAQGIAVYAVQYPGRQDRLGDPLVTSIAELADYVTADLLGWGAVPNLALFGHSMGATVAFEVARRLQRKDRDPVRLFVSGRIAPDAPYPGRLHAGPDADLISDLERLANDPSSVAVLRAEPALAELVLPPLRADYQAVETYVFEAGDRLRCPVSVMLGDADPTVTIEQAEGWRAHTDGEFDVTTFPGRHFYLDEHVSEVAAHLASRLG, from the coding sequence ATGTCGGTCGAAGGAACGAAGTGGTTCCGGGCGTTGCGGGCGGCGCCGACCAATCGCGCGGTGGTGGTGTGTTTTCCGCCCGGCGGGGGATCGGCAGGCGCATACCGGGCGCTGGCGCAACAATTCGCGCAGGGGATCGCGGTGTATGCCGTGCAGTATCCCGGGCGCCAGGACCGGCTGGGTGATCCGCTTGTCACGAGCATCGCCGAGCTCGCCGATTACGTCACTGCGGACCTGCTGGGTTGGGGTGCGGTGCCGAACTTGGCGCTGTTCGGGCACAGCATGGGCGCAACGGTGGCATTCGAGGTCGCGCGCCGGCTCCAGCGCAAAGACCGTGATCCGGTCCGATTGTTCGTATCCGGCCGGATCGCGCCGGACGCCCCCTACCCGGGCCGCTTGCATGCGGGGCCAGATGCCGACCTGATATCGGACTTGGAACGCCTGGCCAACGATCCGTCCTCGGTGGCGGTGTTACGCGCCGAGCCGGCGCTCGCTGAGCTGGTGCTGCCGCCGCTGCGGGCCGACTATCAAGCGGTGGAGACTTATGTCTTCGAGGCCGGGGACAGACTTCGGTGCCCGGTATCGGTGATGCTTGGGGACGCCGATCCCACGGTCACGATCGAACAGGCCGAGGGCTGGCGGGCCCACACGGACGGGGAGTTCGACGTGACCACTTTTCCCGGCCGACATTTCTACCTCGACGAACACGTCTCCGAGGTCGCGGCCCACCTGGCCTCGCGGTTGGGCTGA
- a CDS encoding DUF6319 family protein, protein MTVDTMAAETPYTDAPDISIPSVDTASPRSTPAPDAAIADTSADDTPRKSPAKKAAGKKTKTLELVLTVTGTADGEWHASLKQGTSYLARNLAVAAAAVSRAAKELHEDLAIPIDEVIEEARSQQAAKVAALEAELEAARKALAELN, encoded by the coding sequence ATGACCGTAGACACCATGGCAGCAGAAACGCCGTACACCGACGCTCCCGACATTTCGATTCCTTCTGTCGACACCGCGTCGCCGAGGAGTACTCCGGCACCCGACGCGGCAATCGCTGACACTTCCGCCGACGACACACCCCGGAAAAGCCCGGCCAAGAAGGCCGCCGGCAAGAAAACCAAGACTCTCGAATTGGTCCTCACAGTCACCGGCACCGCCGACGGTGAATGGCATGCGAGTCTCAAGCAGGGCACCAGCTACCTGGCCCGTAATCTCGCTGTCGCCGCCGCTGCCGTTTCCCGAGCGGCCAAGGAGCTGCACGAGGACCTCGCCATTCCGATCGACGAGGTGATCGAAGAGGCGCGATCCCAGCAGGCCGCAAAGGTTGCCGCCTTGGAAGCCGAACTGGAAGCCGCCCGCAAGGCCCTCGCCGAGCTGAACTGA
- a CDS encoding 3-deoxy-7-phosphoheptulonate synthase, whose protein sequence is MSITTNRVVTTVDTADRRIISMRELPAPNVIRAELPLRPALAEAVQHDRDEIADILTGRDDRLLVVVGPCSVHDPIAALDYARRLAPLAAETRERLKIVMRVYFEKPRTTVGWKGLINDPGMDGTFDVERGLRTARSFLLDIAELGLPVGCEFLEPTSPQYIADAVAWGAIGARTTESQIHRQLASGLSMPIGFKNGTDGNIQVAIDGVKAAAAPHSFFGADNFGRVAVVETAGNPHCHVILRGGSSGPNHDAGSVFTTVAHLREAGLPEHVMIDCSHANSFKDHVRQAELAVEVSRRIAAGEQGIMGLMLESFLVAGAQNDRGELVYGKSVTDQCMDFATTAALLASLSEAKDSARGSR, encoded by the coding sequence ATGTCGATCACCACCAACCGTGTCGTGACAACGGTCGATACCGCGGACCGTCGAATCATCTCGATGCGAGAACTCCCGGCGCCGAACGTGATTCGCGCCGAACTACCGTTGAGGCCCGCGCTGGCTGAGGCGGTCCAGCATGATCGCGACGAAATCGCCGACATTTTGACCGGTCGCGATGATCGATTGTTGGTCGTGGTCGGGCCCTGCTCGGTGCACGATCCAATCGCCGCGCTCGACTACGCGCGGCGCCTCGCACCATTGGCCGCCGAGACCCGCGAACGGCTGAAAATCGTGATGCGCGTGTACTTCGAGAAACCGCGCACCACAGTCGGATGGAAAGGGCTCATCAACGACCCGGGCATGGACGGCACCTTCGACGTGGAACGTGGCTTACGCACTGCCCGGTCCTTTCTGTTGGATATCGCCGAGCTCGGTCTTCCGGTGGGCTGTGAATTCCTGGAACCGACCAGCCCGCAGTACATCGCCGATGCGGTTGCCTGGGGCGCGATCGGCGCTCGGACCACCGAGTCGCAGATACACCGCCAGTTGGCGTCGGGGTTGTCGATGCCGATCGGATTCAAGAACGGCACCGACGGCAACATTCAAGTCGCGATCGACGGCGTCAAAGCCGCGGCCGCGCCGCATAGCTTCTTCGGGGCCGACAACTTCGGCCGCGTCGCGGTTGTCGAAACCGCCGGCAATCCCCACTGCCATGTGATTCTGCGGGGCGGTTCGAGCGGCCCCAATCACGACGCCGGCTCAGTGTTCACGACAGTCGCGCACTTACGCGAAGCCGGGTTACCCGAGCACGTCATGATCGATTGTTCGCACGCCAACTCCTTCAAGGACCACGTCCGTCAGGCCGAGCTCGCGGTCGAGGTCAGCAGGCGCATCGCCGCCGGCGAACAGGGAATCATGGGGCTGATGCTGGAGAGCTTTCTGGTAGCCGGTGCCCAAAATGACCGCGGCGAACTGGTTTACGGCAAATCCGTGACCGATCAGTGCATGGACTTTGCCACCACGGCCGCCTTGCTGGCGAGCCTGTCGGAGGCGAAAGACTCGGCCCGCGGTTCGCGGTAG